The proteins below come from a single Alosa sapidissima isolate fAloSap1 chromosome 23, fAloSap1.pri, whole genome shotgun sequence genomic window:
- the inha gene encoding inhibin alpha chain — translation MWMHRPLSRAVLSAFCLLVLWVSQESEACPGDELPRELMLGWVKRRILEGLGLEEAPKPPEHRPPAENAEPEHPQRRSSRHGRGDLGAHNREHRDISEVILFPTLDSTCVDSPDAPSSSSETPDNGFFTYYFQPSLDDKETSVTSARFWFYAGEAGEAVNAPVYILTTRQELLKVSDTPNKRGEDGWTIYHLEKDLHQAVAEGPFILQLRCSECACLRSEPDKTPFVHLHTVPKSPERTRRAPLIPWSPAALDILQRTSSDKTDPSSDCHLQKIDISFAELGWDNWIVHPKEFTFNYCHGTCANSQHSQVLGIKQCCAPVPGTMKSLRFTTTSDGGFSFKYETLPNIIPEECTCI, via the exons ATGTGGATGCACAGGCCCCTCTCCAGAGCTGTTCTCTCTGCCTTCTGCCTCCTGGTTCTTTGGGTGTCGCAGGAGTCTGAAGCATGCCCAGGAGACGAGCTCCCACGTGAACTGATGCTGGGCTGGGTGAAAAGGCGGATCTTGGAGGGTTTGGGCTTGGAGGAGGCACCAAAGCCGCCTGAACATCGACCCCCAGCGGAGAACGCGGAGCCCGAACATCCCCAGCGGCGGAGCTCTCGGCACGGCCGCGGTGACCTGGGAGCACATAATAGGGAGCATCGAGATATTTCTGAGGTCATTCTGTTTCCCACCTTAG ATTCCACTTGTGTGGACTCACCAGAcgccccttcctcttcctccgaGACCCCAGACAACGGCTTCTTCACTTACTACTTCCAGCCCTCTTTGGATGACAAGGAGACTAGTGTTACCTCAGCCCGCTTCTGGTTTTACGCGGGAGAAGCGGGAGAAGCGGTCAACGCTCCAGTTTATATTCTCACCACTAGGCAGGAGCTACTGAAGGTTTCTGACACCCCGAACAAACGCGGCGAAGACGGTTGGACCATTTACCATTTGGAGAAAGATCTTCACCAAGCCGTGGCAGAGGGCCCGTTCATCCTGCAGCTGCGCTGCTCGGAGTGCGCGTGTCTGAGGTCAGAACCAGACAAGACTCCCTTCGTGCACCTCCACACAGTGCCTAAAAGTCCGGAGCGTACCCGTCGTGCGCCCCTCATCCCGTGGTCGCCCGCCGCACTGGACATCCTCCAGCGGACTTCGTCGGACAAGACAGACCCCAGCAGCGATTGCCACCTCCAGAAGATCGACATCTCATTCGCTGAGCTAGGCTGGGACAACTGGATCGTGCACCCCAAAGAGTTCACCTTTAACTACTGCCATGGCACCTGCGCCAACTCCCAGCACAGTCAGGTACTGGGCATCAAGCAGTGCTGCGCCCCTGTGCCGGGGACCATGAAGTCCTTACGTTTCACAACTACTTCTGACGGAGGCTTCTCCTTCAAGTATGAGACGCTGCCGAACATCATACCCGAGGAGTGCACCTGTATCTGA